Proteins from a single region of Novipirellula caenicola:
- a CDS encoding transposase, with protein MPRPPRIQFPGANYHIVTRGDGRRKLFHDQGHYDRLTQGLHDEVQRSGWIVLAYCWMPNHVHALIQTPEPNLARGMQHWLSGYANWYAKRNQRTGHLYQGRYKAFLVEDAGYYWTLSRYIHLNPCSGTRPLVADPESWPHSSFAGYARKSKRADWIAYDQLHTYWNAAVGGKDPAAAYRRYVKAGLEVPDDPFKTELREWVFGSEDFLRRMIQLADRDDVVRQQSTSRRLGSVGADEIIAAAAAYHGVEPADYAVFRSTAAGRDMAAWLCRRWSPATLRELGPRFGLSGVDSVSNLVRRAVKRHKESSRWRQDATNIERKLNLNTENKA; from the coding sequence ATGCCTAGACCGCCCCGGATCCAGTTTCCTGGCGCCAACTACCACATCGTCACCCGCGGGGACGGGCGGCGCAAACTGTTTCACGATCAAGGACACTACGATCGCCTCACGCAGGGACTTCACGACGAGGTCCAGCGAAGCGGGTGGATCGTGCTGGCCTATTGCTGGATGCCCAATCATGTTCATGCCCTGATCCAAACCCCTGAGCCCAATTTGGCTCGCGGCATGCAGCATTGGCTTTCCGGTTACGCAAACTGGTATGCCAAACGGAATCAGCGGACCGGGCATCTCTACCAGGGCCGCTACAAGGCCTTCTTGGTCGAAGATGCGGGCTATTACTGGACGCTCAGCCGTTACATCCACTTAAATCCTTGCAGCGGCACTCGCCCGCTGGTCGCGGATCCAGAGTCTTGGCCCCATAGCAGTTTTGCGGGCTACGCGCGGAAGTCAAAACGGGCCGACTGGATTGCCTACGACCAGTTACATACCTACTGGAATGCGGCGGTGGGAGGCAAGGACCCTGCAGCTGCGTATCGCCGCTATGTCAAAGCCGGCTTAGAGGTCCCTGACGACCCTTTCAAGACCGAGCTACGCGAGTGGGTTTTCGGAAGCGAAGACTTTCTGCGCCGTATGATCCAGCTGGCTGACCGAGACGACGTGGTTCGCCAGCAGAGCACATCCAGGCGACTGGGAAGTGTCGGAGCCGATGAGATCATTGCGGCAGCGGCTGCCTACCACGGAGTGGAGCCGGCGGACTACGCGGTGTTCCGAAGCACTGCGGCGGGCCGCGACATGGCGGCGTGGCTTTGCCGACGATGGTCGCCGGCCACGCTGCGAGAGTTGGGACCGCGATTTGGTCTGTCGGGCGTGGACAGCGTATCAAACCTGGTCCGTCGGGCGGTAAAACGACACAAGGAGTCCTCACGGTGGCGTCAAGACGCTACAAACATTGAACGGAAACTCAACCTGAACACCGAAAACAAGGCCTGA